In Micromonospora sp. LH3U1, one genomic interval encodes:
- a CDS encoding condensation domain-containing protein: MGDSRTPAVSAARIDFERKLLARAARGRQAVAKRPDVIPASFGQERMWLSDWLDPEASTESTVFVIGLRGDLDVTALRGAVTDLARRHEVLRTVVEPGKGGLVQRVLPSADVPLPAVEMPADAEAVETFAREQLVRKLDLAKEPPVSWSLLRHAEDEHHLVLRMHHIAADGWSEGVLNRDLSLLYRARATGEPAGLPELPIQYADFAIGQRERQSGAGLERGLSYWRRRLAGAPTTVPLPFDRMPGEDDALDSGTAFARIPGTVVDDLEKVSAVEGASGYMALLAAFAVTLWRGCGQQDLVIGSPVAGRELPETEQLIGVFTNTLPMRVLVRPEESFQQMLRRVRENALDDLAHGEVPFQRLIDATRPARVPGRLPLVQVILQLDNTGFAEPEFSGVEVSYRQLFAEKSALDLTVSLGRRGPDYITVWKYRSGLLEESTVRLLHDRFVAVMRQLAARPDAPLLGAEG; encoded by the coding sequence ATGGGTGACAGCCGTACGCCCGCAGTCTCCGCCGCGCGCATCGACTTCGAGCGAAAGCTGCTGGCTCGCGCCGCGAGGGGCAGGCAGGCCGTCGCGAAACGGCCCGACGTCATCCCGGCCAGCTTCGGGCAGGAGCGCATGTGGCTGTCCGACTGGCTGGATCCCGAGGCGTCCACGGAGAGCACCGTGTTCGTCATCGGTCTGCGGGGTGACCTCGACGTGACGGCGCTGCGGGGCGCCGTCACCGACCTGGCCCGCCGCCACGAGGTCCTGCGCACGGTGGTCGAACCAGGAAAGGGTGGTCTCGTCCAGCGGGTCCTGCCCTCGGCGGACGTCCCGCTGCCCGCCGTCGAGATGCCGGCCGACGCCGAGGCGGTAGAGACTTTCGCCCGCGAGCAGCTGGTGCGCAAGCTGGACCTGGCCAAGGAACCGCCGGTGTCGTGGTCGCTGCTGCGCCACGCCGAGGACGAGCACCACCTGGTGCTGCGGATGCATCACATTGCCGCCGACGGCTGGTCGGAAGGCGTACTCAATCGGGATCTTTCCCTGCTGTACCGGGCCCGGGCGACCGGGGAACCAGCCGGGTTGCCCGAGCTGCCTATCCAGTACGCGGACTTCGCGATCGGCCAGCGGGAGCGGCAGTCCGGCGCCGGGCTGGAGCGCGGCCTGTCCTACTGGCGGCGGCGGCTCGCGGGAGCGCCCACGACGGTTCCGCTGCCCTTCGACCGGATGCCCGGCGAGGACGACGCGCTGGACTCGGGCACCGCCTTCGCCAGGATCCCGGGAACCGTCGTGGACGACCTGGAGAAGGTGAGCGCCGTCGAGGGCGCGTCCGGATACATGGCGCTGCTCGCGGCCTTCGCGGTCACGCTGTGGCGCGGTTGCGGCCAGCAGGACCTGGTCATCGGATCACCGGTGGCCGGCCGCGAGCTGCCCGAGACCGAGCAGCTCATCGGCGTGTTCACCAACACCCTGCCGATGCGGGTCCTGGTGCGCCCCGAGGAGTCCTTCCAGCAGATGCTGCGCCGCGTCCGGGAAAACGCGCTGGACGACCTCGCCCACGGCGAGGTGCCCTTCCAGCGCCTGATCGACGCGACCAGGCCGGCCCGGGTGCCCGGCCGCCTGCCGCTGGTGCAGGTGATCCTCCAGTTGGACAACACCGGCTTCGCGGAGCCCGAGTTCTCTGGCGTCGAGGTCTCCTACCGGCAGCTGTTCGCGGAGAAGTCTGCGCTGGACCTGACCGTGAGCCTCGGGCGGCGCGGGCCGGACTACATCACGGTCTGGAAGTACCGCTCCGGTCTGCTGGAGGAATCCACCGTACGGCTGCTGCACGACCGCTTCGTCGCCGTCATGCGGCAGCTCGCGGCGCGGCCAGACGCACCACTCCTGGGAGCGGAAGGATAA